One Stegostoma tigrinum isolate sSteTig4 chromosome 47, sSteTig4.hap1, whole genome shotgun sequence genomic window carries:
- the LOC125449814 gene encoding utrophin-like isoform X3, which produces MLQFEPAVSRVIPMWKILKNLFKQGAEPTELCDQQSLSLLLHNAVQIPRQLGEVPSFGGSNIEPSVRSCFQHGQNKPEIDVKHFVEWMRLEPQSMVWLPVRHRVAAAETAKHQAKCNICKEYPLVGFRQHQVKMCVISPRC; this is translated from the exons atgctgcaattcgagcctgcagtttccagagtaatcccaatgtggaagattttgaaaa ACCTCTTCAAACAAGGAGCTGAACCCACAGAATTATGTGACCAAcaaagcctgagccttttgcttcacaatgcagtccagatccctcggcagctgggtgaggtaccttcatttggaggcagcaacattgaaccaagtgtccgcagttgcttccaacat ggccagaacaaaccagagattgatgttaaacactttgtagagtggatgagactggagcctcagtccatggtgtggctgcctgttcgacaccgtgtggcagctgctgaaactgcaaaacatcaggctaagtgtaacatctgcaaagagtacccactcgtaggtttcag